A single window of Serinus canaria isolate serCan28SL12 chromosome 14, serCan2020, whole genome shotgun sequence DNA harbors:
- the COQ7 gene encoding 5-demethoxyubiquinone hydroxylase, mitochondrial: MAAAVAPVLRCSVLQRRPLRCGPGLRPVPGAGAALRPCSSRVAQEGINKPVIDRIIRVDHAGEYGANRIYAGQMAVLGRSAVGPVIQQMWNQEKNHLKKFNELMVAYRVRPTVLLPFWNVAGFVLGAGSALLGKKGAMACTVAVEESISEHYNNQIRTLIEEDPEKYKELLQVIKQFRDEEQEHHDIGLEHDAEATPAYSVLKTAIQLGCKAAIFLSERI; encoded by the exons ATGGCGGCGGCCGTGGCCCCGGTACTGCGGTGCTCGGTGCTGCAGCGCCGGCCCCTCCGCTGCGGGCCGG GTCTGCGGCCCGTGCCCGGCGCAGGGGCCGCCCTCAGGCCGTGCAGCTCGCGGGTGGCGCAGGAGGGCATCAACAAGCCCGTCATAGACCGCATCATCCGCGTGGACCATGCGGGGGAGTACGGGGCCAACCGCATCTATGCGGGGCAAATGGCCGTGCTGGGCAGGTCGGCCGTGGGACCCGTCATCCAG CAAATGTGgaatcaagaaaaaaaccacctgaaAAAGTTCAATGAGCTCATGGTTGCATACAGAGTCCGACCTACTGTTTTATTGCCTTTCTGGAACGTAGCGGGTTTTGTTTTAG GGGCTGGAAGTGCTTTGCTTGGGAAGAAGGGTGCAATGGCTTGCACAGTGGCTGTGGAAGAGAGCATATCAGAGCACTACAACAACCAGATCAGAACTCTGATAGAGGAGGATCCAGAAAAGTACAAAGAACTATTGCAG GTCATAAAGCAGTTCcgggatgaggagcaggagcaccaCGACATTGGGCTGGAGCACGATGCAGAAGCT ACACCAGCTTATTCTGTTTTGAAGACAGCCATACAACTTGGATGCAAAGCTGCAAtatttttatcagaaagaatatag